One genomic region from Armatimonadota bacterium encodes:
- a CDS encoding amidohydrolase, which yields MSVVRIEGAAVLTMVEGQDPVPGGVVQWDGREITYAGCAATAPEVPVDRVIDGSGCVVMPGLINAHTHLAMTLFRGFADDMPLKPWLEERIWPAEKKLVADDVYWGTRLGVLELLRGGCTCFNDMYHFDRTAAQAAEDGLIRACPSGVMLGFLDDPFGMLEKAMEFVVSIREEGHSRLHPMLGPHAPYTCPRPLLERALQEAIAHDLPLHIHVAETSREYDDSQREHGMSPVQYLDSLGFLQVKTALAHCVWLDDRDIEILAERQAGVVHCPSSNMKLGSGFARVPDLLAAGAVVGLGTDGAASNNNLDMFEEMHLAALIHKGRTGDPTVVPARRALEMATRDAAKALGIDHLVGTLEPGKRADLALVSFAAPHLNPVHNICSHLVYSAGASDVRMTVVDGAVVMEDGQFPGQDADEVYRNADLRARALCGG from the coding sequence GTCCAATGGGATGGGCGAGAGATCACCTATGCCGGCTGCGCGGCCACTGCGCCGGAGGTCCCCGTGGACCGGGTGATCGATGGTTCCGGCTGTGTGGTTATGCCCGGGCTTATCAACGCTCATACCCATCTTGCGATGACGCTGTTCCGCGGATTCGCCGATGATATGCCGCTCAAGCCGTGGCTGGAAGAGCGCATCTGGCCGGCCGAGAAAAAGCTGGTTGCCGATGATGTCTACTGGGGTACGCGTCTGGGTGTGCTCGAACTCCTGCGCGGCGGCTGCACCTGTTTCAATGACATGTACCACTTCGACCGCACCGCGGCACAGGCGGCTGAAGATGGCCTGATCCGGGCTTGCCCATCCGGGGTGATGCTGGGCTTTCTCGATGACCCCTTCGGGATGCTGGAGAAGGCTATGGAGTTCGTGGTCAGCATTCGCGAAGAGGGCCACAGCCGGCTGCATCCCATGCTGGGCCCCCACGCGCCTTACACCTGCCCGCGCCCACTGCTTGAAAGAGCGCTGCAGGAAGCCATCGCGCACGACCTGCCTCTGCACATTCATGTTGCCGAGACCAGCCGGGAGTACGATGATTCCCAGCGCGAGCACGGGATGAGCCCCGTCCAGTATCTGGACAGCCTCGGTTTCCTGCAGGTGAAGACGGCGCTGGCCCACTGCGTCTGGCTGGATGACAGAGACATCGAGATACTCGCTGAGCGGCAGGCAGGTGTGGTGCACTGCCCAAGCAGCAATATGAAACTCGGCAGCGGATTCGCCCGCGTGCCCGATCTGTTGGCAGCGGGTGCAGTGGTCGGGCTCGGGACCGACGGCGCGGCTTCGAATAACAACCTGGACATGTTCGAGGAAATGCACCTCGCTGCTCTCATCCACAAAGGTCGCACGGGCGATCCCACGGTGGTTCCTGCCCGGCGCGCTCTGGAAATGGCCACCCGCGACGCGGCGAAAGCGCTGGGCATTGATCATCTGGTCGGCACACTGGAACCCGGAAAGCGGGCTGACCTGGCCCTGGTGAGCTTCGCCGCGCCACACCTGAATCCGGTGCACAACATATGCTCCCACCTGGTGTATTCCGCGGGTGCTTCGGATGTGCGGATGACCGTGGTGGATGGGGCTGTGGTCATGGAGGACGGGCAGTTCCCGGGGCAGGATGCGGACGAGGTCTACCGTAACGCAGACCTGCGGGCACGGGCGCTGTGCGGTGGATGA